The following are encoded together in the Paludisphaera mucosa genome:
- a CDS encoding dihydrodipicolinate synthase family protein — protein MSSSWRGVFAAATTQFNKDQSLNLKSTLAHVDVMIDAGLHGLIMLGTVGENYSLEQPEKLEVLRATVDHVAGRVPVLTGVAEYTTKLACRYAADAKAIGVDGLMVLPPMVYKTAPRETIAHFRTVASATDLPIMVYNNPVTYGVDLTPEMFQELADQPTLVAIKESSENVRRITDLKNACGDRYTLLAGVDDLVLESLMLGAEGWVSGLVNAFPAENRLLWDLAEAGRWDEALEVYRWYMPLLHLDTFPKLVQYIKLAVQECGYGSEMVRAPRLTLEGEERERILAIIRKGIADRPRIPATA, from the coding sequence ATGTCGAGTTCATGGCGGGGCGTCTTCGCCGCGGCGACGACGCAGTTCAACAAGGATCAGTCGCTCAACCTCAAGTCCACGCTGGCCCACGTCGACGTCATGATCGACGCCGGGCTGCACGGCCTGATCATGCTGGGGACGGTCGGCGAGAATTATTCCCTGGAGCAGCCGGAGAAGCTCGAAGTCCTGCGGGCGACGGTGGACCACGTCGCCGGCCGGGTGCCGGTCCTCACCGGCGTGGCCGAGTATACGACGAAGCTGGCCTGCCGGTACGCGGCCGACGCCAAGGCGATCGGCGTCGACGGCCTGATGGTCCTTCCGCCGATGGTCTACAAGACCGCGCCCCGGGAGACGATCGCCCACTTCCGGACGGTCGCGTCGGCCACCGACCTGCCGATCATGGTCTACAACAACCCGGTGACCTACGGCGTCGACCTCACGCCCGAGATGTTCCAGGAGCTGGCCGACCAGCCCACGCTGGTCGCGATCAAGGAGTCGTCCGAGAACGTGCGCCGGATCACCGACCTGAAGAACGCCTGCGGCGACCGCTACACGCTGCTCGCCGGCGTCGACGACCTGGTGCTGGAGAGCCTGATGCTCGGCGCCGAGGGCTGGGTCTCGGGGCTGGTCAACGCCTTCCCGGCCGAGAACCGGCTGCTCTGGGACCTGGCCGAGGCCGGCCGCTGGGACGAGGCGCTCGAGGTCTACCGCTGGTACATGCCTTTGCTGCACCTCGACACCTTCCCCAAGCTCGTGCAGTACATCAAGCTGGCGGTCCAGGAGTGCGGCTACGGCTCGGAGATGGTCCGCGCCCCCCGGCTGACGCTCGAAGGCGAGGAACGCGAGCGGATCCTGGCGATCATCCGCAAGGGGATCGCCGATCGGCCCCGGATCCCGGCGACGGCCTGA
- a CDS encoding DUF4253 domain-containing protein — MEFTTFKVAGVDALRRLEEYRAKYPTSRVYPFLIGGAEELEYLEEAAESDGRDPAAIIRASLDVDPAAWIAGRKGQVEDDGVALDDELIGEWPEGEIEKSGIGLHIDLMTGKIKPEVYLGLVTIDEPWQLPAVLNYGGWNDCPFPEVHAAFHRAWFRRYGAEIVGASHDVVECLVARPPQTQDAAMDLAWEQYWYCSDIVDQGCGTIANLAATLLDAPVWYFWWD; from the coding sequence ATGGAGTTCACCACGTTCAAGGTCGCCGGGGTCGACGCGTTGCGGCGCCTCGAAGAGTACCGCGCGAAGTATCCGACGAGTCGCGTATATCCGTTCCTGATCGGGGGCGCCGAGGAGCTGGAATACCTCGAGGAAGCCGCTGAATCCGACGGCCGCGACCCGGCCGCGATCATCCGGGCGTCGCTCGACGTCGATCCCGCCGCCTGGATCGCCGGGCGCAAGGGTCAGGTCGAAGACGACGGCGTCGCGCTCGACGACGAACTGATCGGGGAATGGCCGGAAGGCGAGATCGAGAAGTCGGGGATCGGCCTCCACATCGACCTCATGACCGGCAAGATCAAGCCCGAGGTCTACCTGGGCCTCGTCACGATCGACGAGCCCTGGCAGCTCCCGGCGGTCCTGAATTACGGCGGCTGGAACGACTGTCCGTTCCCGGAAGTCCACGCTGCGTTCCACCGCGCGTGGTTCCGGCGGTACGGCGCGGAGATCGTCGGCGCGTCCCACGACGTCGTGGAATGCCTGGTCGCCCGGCCGCCTCAGACCCAGGACGCGGCGATGGACCTGGCCTGGGAACAGTACTGGTATTGCTCGGACATCGTCGACCAGGGCTGCGGGACCATCGCCAACCTGGCCGCGACCCTACTCGACGCGCCGGTCTGGTACTTCTGGTGGGACTGA
- a CDS encoding metallophosphoesterase family protein, giving the protein MSDSKSIVRVAAVGDLHCGKTSRGTIRPLFENADRFADVLVLCGDLTDYGLPEEAEILVEELAVASHLPIVAVLGNHDFEMGREDEVARILTDAGLFLLDGDAVEVKGVGFAGARGFAGGFGRGTLGSWGEKAVKAFVQEAVDEALKLESALARLRTESRIAVLHYAPIQATVENEPPEIFPFLGCGRLEDPLNRYPVDAVVHGHAHNGSPEGRTSGGVPVYNVSLPLMRRTSPDAPPFRIIEVPAVERTMEPR; this is encoded by the coding sequence ATGTCCGATTCGAAATCGATCGTGCGGGTCGCCGCGGTGGGGGACCTCCACTGCGGCAAGACATCCCGAGGGACGATCCGACCCCTGTTCGAAAACGCCGACCGGTTCGCCGACGTGCTGGTGCTCTGCGGCGATCTGACCGACTACGGACTGCCCGAGGAGGCCGAGATCCTCGTCGAGGAGCTGGCCGTCGCCTCGCACCTGCCCATCGTCGCCGTGCTGGGGAACCACGATTTCGAGATGGGCCGCGAGGACGAGGTCGCTCGGATCCTGACCGACGCGGGGCTGTTTTTGCTCGACGGCGACGCCGTGGAGGTCAAGGGCGTCGGCTTCGCGGGGGCCCGGGGCTTCGCGGGCGGCTTCGGCCGCGGGACGCTCGGCTCGTGGGGCGAGAAGGCGGTCAAGGCGTTCGTCCAGGAGGCGGTCGACGAGGCCCTGAAGCTCGAATCTGCCCTCGCCCGCCTGCGCACCGAGAGCCGGATCGCCGTGCTCCACTACGCGCCGATCCAGGCGACCGTCGAGAACGAGCCGCCCGAGATCTTCCCGTTCCTCGGCTGCGGCCGCCTGGAAGACCCTCTTAACCGCTACCCGGTCGACGCCGTCGTCCACGGCCACGCCCACAACGGCAGCCCCGAAGGACGGACCTCCGGCGGCGTCCCGGTCTACAACGTCTCGCTCCCCCTGATGCGCCGGACCTCTCCCGACGCGCCGCCCTTCCGCATCATCGAGGTCCCCGCCGTCGAGAGGACCATGGAGCCCCGGTGA
- a CDS encoding 4-hydroxyproline epimerase codes for MSQVTMRRIQVIDSHTGGEPTRVVVSGGPDLGRGPMSERVEIFRDRFDDFRSCVVNEPRGSDVVVGALLCEPVNPESAAGVIYFNNVGYIGMCGHGTIGLGATLAHMGRIGPGVHRVETPVGDVTMELDPDGTVAVENVVSRRALKDVEVDVPGLGRVTGDLAWGGNWFFLVQDHGERLDLANVERLTEVSWRIRQALEAQGVHTDDGREIDHVELFGPPSSPEVADSRNFVLCPGKAYDRSPCGTGTSAKLACLVADGKLAEGRVWRQESIVGSVFEGSARIIEGGVRPRIRGKAYITAESTLLVDPRDPFGSGIRT; via the coding sequence ATGTCGCAGGTCACGATGCGGCGGATCCAGGTGATCGATTCGCATACCGGCGGCGAGCCGACCCGCGTGGTGGTGTCCGGCGGACCCGACCTGGGTCGGGGGCCGATGTCGGAGCGGGTGGAGATCTTCCGCGACCGCTTCGACGACTTCCGGTCGTGCGTGGTCAACGAGCCCCGCGGGTCCGACGTCGTGGTGGGCGCCCTGCTCTGCGAGCCGGTGAACCCCGAGTCGGCGGCGGGCGTGATCTACTTCAACAACGTCGGCTATATCGGAATGTGCGGCCACGGCACGATCGGACTGGGGGCGACGCTCGCCCACATGGGCCGGATCGGCCCCGGCGTCCACCGGGTCGAAACGCCGGTCGGCGACGTCACCATGGAACTCGATCCTGACGGCACGGTGGCCGTCGAGAACGTCGTCAGCCGCCGCGCCCTCAAGGACGTCGAGGTCGACGTCCCGGGCCTGGGCCGCGTCACGGGCGACCTCGCCTGGGGCGGCAACTGGTTCTTCCTCGTGCAGGACCACGGCGAGCGGCTGGACCTGGCGAACGTCGAGCGGCTGACCGAGGTCTCGTGGCGGATCCGCCAGGCCCTCGAGGCGCAGGGCGTGCACACCGACGACGGTCGCGAGATCGATCACGTCGAGCTGTTCGGCCCGCCGTCGTCGCCGGAGGTCGCCGACAGCCGCAACTTCGTCCTCTGCCCCGGCAAGGCCTACGACCGCTCGCCCTGCGGCACCGGCACGAGCGCCAAGCTCGCCTGCCTGGTCGCCGACGGCAAGCTCGCCGAGGGCCGCGTCTGGCGGCAGGAGAGCATCGTCGGCAGCGTCTTCGAGGGCTCCGCGCGGATCATCGAGGGGGGCGTCCGCCCCCGGATCCGCGGCAAGGCTTATATCACGGCCGAGTCGACGCTGCTGGTCGACCCCCGCGATCCCTTCGGTTCGGGCATCCGCACATGA
- a CDS encoding NAD(P)/FAD-dependent oxidoreductase, producing MSKRVVVIGGGVVGTSCAYYLNRAGWDVTVIDRGAIGGGSSAGNCGFVCPSHVLPLTEPGMVAKGLASLFRPNSAFKIKPRLDPALWSWLLHFARRCNERDMLEAARGIQPILDASLALYQQLIRDEGLDCEWRERGLFFVYKDRKAFEAYAPTDELLGGAFHCRAERHDGDAVLDVEPALKPGLAGGWHYREDAHLRPDKLMRAWRSNVEASGGSFRENCAFEGFERRNGSATAVKTVQGPIQADAFVLAAGAWTPRLNDDLGCKIPIQPGKGYSLTMPRPSICPSVPMIFPETRVAVTPFDAGYRLGSTMEFAGYDETIAPARLQLLRDGAAPFLQEPEAEPIQQTWFGWRPMTYDGLPIIDRAPALGNVMIAAGHNMLGLSMATGTGKLVAELLDGEPPSLDPRPYRATRF from the coding sequence ATGAGCAAGCGCGTGGTCGTGATCGGCGGCGGGGTCGTGGGGACCTCGTGCGCGTATTACCTGAACAGGGCCGGCTGGGACGTCACGGTCATCGACCGGGGAGCGATCGGCGGCGGCAGCTCGGCGGGCAACTGCGGGTTCGTCTGCCCCAGCCACGTCCTGCCGCTCACCGAGCCGGGCATGGTCGCCAAGGGGCTGGCGTCGCTCTTCAGGCCGAACTCGGCGTTCAAGATCAAGCCGCGCCTCGACCCGGCCCTCTGGTCGTGGCTGCTCCATTTCGCCCGTCGCTGCAACGAGCGCGACATGCTCGAAGCCGCCCGCGGGATCCAGCCGATCCTCGACGCCTCGCTGGCCCTGTACCAGCAGTTGATCCGCGACGAGGGTCTCGATTGCGAGTGGCGCGAGCGCGGGCTCTTCTTCGTCTACAAGGACCGGAAGGCGTTCGAGGCCTACGCCCCGACCGACGAATTGCTCGGCGGCGCGTTCCACTGCCGGGCCGAACGCCACGACGGCGACGCCGTGCTGGATGTCGAGCCGGCCCTCAAGCCGGGCCTCGCGGGCGGCTGGCACTACCGCGAAGACGCCCACCTCCGACCGGACAAGTTGATGCGAGCCTGGCGTTCGAACGTCGAGGCGTCGGGCGGATCGTTCCGAGAGAATTGCGCCTTCGAAGGCTTCGAGCGCCGCAACGGCTCGGCGACGGCGGTCAAGACGGTCCAGGGCCCGATCCAGGCCGACGCCTTCGTCCTGGCGGCCGGCGCCTGGACGCCGAGGCTCAACGACGACCTGGGCTGCAAGATCCCGATCCAGCCCGGCAAGGGCTACAGCCTCACCATGCCCCGGCCGTCGATCTGCCCGAGCGTGCCGATGATCTTCCCCGAGACCCGCGTGGCCGTCACCCCGTTCGACGCGGGCTACCGGCTGGGCTCGACGATGGAGTTCGCCGGCTACGACGAGACCATCGCCCCCGCCCGGCTCCAGCTCCTCCGCGACGGCGCAGCGCCGTTTTTGCAGGAGCCCGAGGCCGAGCCCATCCAGCAGACCTGGTTCGGCTGGCGGCCGATGACCTACGACGGCCTGCCGATCATCGACCGCGCCCCGGCGCTCGGCAACGTGATGATCGCCGCCGGTCACAACATGCTGGGCCTGTCCATGGCCACCGGCACCGGCAAGCTCGTCGCCGAATTGCTCGACGGCGAGCCGCCCTCGCTCGATCCCCGCCCCTACCGAGCGACCCGATTCTGA
- a CDS encoding GH39 family glycosyl hydrolase, translated as MSRHAVALCVLLLIAAPIRARAESAEVKGTFPVAIRLDATRSTGPLHPIWRFFGADEPNYATMKDGRELIGELGRLRPGSVYFRAHNLLTSGDGTPALKWGSTGAYREDAAGRPVYDWSIVDRIFDTYLERGVRPYVQMGFMPKELSIKPEPYQHRWTPTAKYDEIYTGWAYPPKDYAKWAELVHQWAKHCVEKYGRAEVEGWYWETWNEANIGYWRGTPEEFQKLHDYAVDAVRRALPTARVGGPDAAGSGGRWSRDFLEHCLRGTNHATGRVGTPIDFVSFHAKGAPSVVDGHVRMGIAEHLRTVQDGFRLVASFPELKEKPIVIGESDPEGCAACQGPRFGYRNGTMYSSYTAASFARKHDLAERLGVNLEGALTWAFEFEDQPFFAGFRALATNGIDLPVLNVFRMFSLMGGRRLDVQSSGAVGLDAILENGVRAAPDVSALASFDGASLAILAWHYHDDDVPGPDADVTIEVAGLPAAAPVLLHHYRIDARHGNAFEAWKRMGSPPRPTPEQIAELERQSRLTLFDSPARLRPEDGMLKLQVVLPRQAVSLLRLELAADPPPLR; from the coding sequence ATGTCCAGGCACGCCGTCGCGTTATGCGTCCTGCTCCTGATCGCGGCCCCGATCCGGGCGCGGGCCGAGTCGGCCGAGGTGAAGGGGACGTTCCCCGTCGCGATCCGGCTGGACGCCACGCGGTCCACGGGGCCGCTGCATCCGATCTGGCGGTTCTTCGGGGCCGACGAGCCGAACTACGCCACCATGAAGGACGGCCGGGAGTTGATCGGCGAGCTGGGACGCCTGCGGCCGGGGTCGGTCTACTTCCGCGCGCACAACCTGCTGACCTCGGGCGACGGAACGCCCGCGCTCAAGTGGGGCTCCACCGGCGCCTATCGCGAGGACGCTGCAGGGCGTCCGGTCTACGACTGGTCGATCGTCGACCGGATCTTCGACACCTATCTCGAGCGCGGCGTCCGGCCCTACGTGCAGATGGGCTTCATGCCGAAGGAACTGTCGATCAAGCCGGAGCCCTACCAGCACCGCTGGACGCCCACGGCGAAGTACGACGAGATCTACACGGGCTGGGCCTACCCGCCCAAGGACTACGCGAAGTGGGCCGAGCTGGTCCACCAGTGGGCGAAGCACTGCGTCGAGAAGTACGGTCGGGCCGAGGTGGAGGGGTGGTACTGGGAGACCTGGAACGAGGCCAACATCGGCTACTGGCGGGGGACGCCCGAGGAGTTCCAGAAGCTGCACGACTACGCCGTCGACGCCGTCCGGCGGGCCCTGCCGACGGCGCGCGTCGGCGGGCCGGACGCCGCCGGCAGCGGCGGCCGCTGGAGCCGCGACTTCCTGGAGCACTGCCTGCGCGGGACGAACCACGCGACCGGCCGGGTCGGCACGCCGATCGACTTCGTGTCGTTCCACGCCAAAGGGGCCCCGAGCGTCGTCGACGGCCACGTGCGGATGGGGATCGCCGAGCACCTGCGGACGGTCCAGGACGGCTTCCGCCTCGTCGCCTCGTTCCCCGAGTTGAAGGAGAAGCCGATCGTCATCGGCGAGTCCGACCCCGAAGGCTGCGCCGCGTGCCAGGGGCCGCGGTTCGGCTATCGCAACGGCACGATGTATTCCAGCTACACCGCGGCGAGCTTCGCGCGCAAGCACGACCTGGCCGAGCGGCTCGGCGTGAACCTCGAAGGCGCCCTGACCTGGGCCTTCGAGTTCGAGGACCAGCCCTTCTTCGCCGGCTTCCGCGCCCTGGCGACCAACGGCATCGACCTGCCCGTCCTGAACGTCTTCCGGATGTTCAGCCTCATGGGCGGCCGGCGGCTGGACGTGCAAAGCTCGGGCGCGGTCGGCCTCGACGCGATCCTCGAAAACGGCGTGCGCGCGGCCCCGGACGTCTCCGCGCTCGCGTCGTTCGACGGCGCCTCGCTCGCCATCCTCGCCTGGCACTACCACGACGACGACGTCCCCGGCCCCGACGCCGACGTGACGATCGAGGTGGCCGGCCTGCCGGCGGCGGCCCCCGTCCTCCTGCACCATTACCGGATCGACGCCCGCCACGGCAACGCCTTCGAGGCCTGGAAGCGGATGGGCTCGCCCCCTCGGCCGACGCCCGAACAGATTGCCGAGCTGGAGCGGCAGTCGCGGCTGACGCTCTTCGACTCCCCCGCCCGGCTTCGACCCGAGGACGGGATGCTCAAGCTGCAGGTCGTCCTGCCGCGTCAGGCGGTCTCGCTCCTGCGCCTGGAACTCGCCGCCGATCCGCCGCCGCTGCGCTAG
- a CDS encoding vWA domain-containing protein, with protein MSDANETLNAYILLDRSGSMASRWDEALGSINTYVKALAGATVTLATFDGMDGLKFEVLRDRVPSTEWKDVTPAEATPRGETPLYDALGRIISTAEAAGADRTVIVVMTDGVENHSREVSKYDVYDAVDRCKSKGWQFVFLGADFDAFRQASHFGLHRSQTLRMKSGGFPFGFERLARKTTDYATTGQDIAFTEEEQKEAEK; from the coding sequence ATGTCCGACGCGAACGAAACGCTCAACGCCTACATCCTCCTCGATCGTTCCGGCTCGATGGCCTCGCGGTGGGACGAGGCGCTCGGCTCGATCAACACCTATGTAAAAGCGCTGGCGGGAGCGACCGTCACCCTGGCGACCTTCGACGGCATGGATGGGCTGAAATTCGAAGTGCTTCGCGACCGGGTCCCCTCGACCGAGTGGAAGGACGTGACGCCCGCCGAGGCGACCCCGCGGGGCGAGACCCCGCTCTACGACGCCCTCGGCCGCATCATCTCGACGGCCGAGGCCGCCGGGGCCGACAGGACCGTGATCGTGGTCATGACCGACGGGGTCGAGAACCACAGCCGAGAGGTGTCGAAGTACGACGTTTACGACGCCGTCGATCGGTGCAAGTCGAAGGGCTGGCAATTCGTCTTCCTCGGGGCGGACTTCGACGCCTTCCGGCAGGCGTCCCACTTCGGACTCCACCGCTCCCAAACCCTCAGGATGAAATCCGGCGGGTTCCCCTTCGGCTTCGAGCGCCTCGCGAGGAAGACGACGGATTATGCGACGACCGGCCAGGACATCGCGTTCACGGAGGAAGAGCAGAAGGAGGCCGAGAAGTAA
- the ybaK gene encoding Cys-tRNA(Pro) deacylase yields the protein MAIAKTNAVRLLDRLGVAYELREYEVDPDDLVAESVARKIGLPPEQVFKTLVARGDKHGVCLAVVPADCELDLKAMAKATGDKKVDTVALKEVEPLTGYIRGGVTAMACKKAYPVYLEETAELFEVISVSAGVRGVQVLLAPDDYVRAVDARVAGIAKAR from the coding sequence GTGGCGATCGCGAAGACCAACGCCGTCCGGCTGCTGGATCGGCTGGGGGTGGCGTACGAGCTGCGGGAGTACGAGGTCGACCCCGACGACCTCGTGGCCGAATCGGTCGCGCGGAAGATCGGCCTGCCCCCCGAGCAGGTCTTCAAGACGCTGGTGGCGCGAGGCGATAAGCACGGCGTCTGCCTGGCCGTCGTCCCCGCCGACTGCGAGCTGGATCTCAAGGCGATGGCGAAGGCGACGGGCGACAAGAAGGTCGACACCGTCGCCCTGAAGGAGGTCGAGCCGCTCACGGGCTACATCCGCGGCGGCGTGACGGCGATGGCCTGCAAGAAGGCGTACCCCGTCTATCTGGAAGAGACGGCCGAGCTGTTCGAGGTGATCTCGGTCTCGGCCGGCGTGCGGGGCGTCCAGGTGCTCCTGGCGCCCGACGACTACGTCCGGGCCGTCGACGCCCGGGTTGCGGGCATCGCCAAGGCCAGGTAG
- a CDS encoding nucleotidyltransferase domain-containing protein → MELAPVDLDPNTRAFYVRTLAVLNEADAPFLVGGAYAFAKYTGIERHTKDLDVFVLRRDRDLVLQTLAAAGYRTEVSFPHWLAKAFSDDGFIDVIYGAGNGVAEVDDEWFDHASDGEILGVPVKLCPAEEMIWSKGYIQERERFDGADVAHLLRSCGESLDWTRLIGRFGDHWRVLFAHLVTFGFIYPAERDRIPGWVIRRFLAKLGDELENSSMQEGVCFGTLLSREQYLADTGRWGYHDARLRPLGRMSPEEVAHWTAAIADPTG, encoded by the coding sequence ATGGAACTGGCACCGGTCGATCTGGATCCCAACACGCGGGCGTTCTACGTGCGGACGCTGGCAGTCCTGAACGAGGCGGACGCCCCGTTCCTCGTGGGGGGGGCGTATGCGTTCGCGAAGTACACGGGGATCGAACGTCACACCAAGGACCTGGACGTCTTCGTCCTGAGGCGCGATCGCGATCTGGTGCTGCAGACGCTCGCGGCGGCCGGGTATCGCACCGAGGTCTCGTTCCCCCACTGGCTGGCCAAGGCGTTCAGCGACGACGGGTTCATCGACGTGATCTACGGCGCGGGGAACGGCGTGGCGGAGGTCGACGACGAGTGGTTCGACCACGCGTCCGACGGAGAGATCCTCGGCGTGCCGGTGAAGCTGTGCCCGGCCGAGGAGATGATCTGGTCGAAGGGCTACATCCAGGAACGCGAGCGGTTCGACGGCGCGGACGTCGCCCACCTCCTGCGAAGCTGCGGCGAGTCGCTCGACTGGACCCGGCTGATCGGCCGCTTCGGCGACCACTGGCGCGTGCTTTTCGCCCACCTCGTCACCTTCGGCTTCATCTACCCGGCCGAGCGCGACCGGATCCCCGGCTGGGTGATCCGTCGCTTCCTGGCCAAGCTGGGCGACGAGCTGGAGAACTCGTCCATGCAGGAAGGCGTCTGCTTCGGCACCTTGCTGTCGCGCGAGCAGTACCTTGCCGACACCGGCCGATGGGGCTATCACGACGCCCGCCTCCGGCCCCTGGGCCGCATGTCGCCCGAGGAGGTCGCCCACTGGACGGCCGCCATCGCGGACCCGACGGGCTGA
- a CDS encoding SDR family oxidoreductase, with protein sequence MRVFLTGATGFIGTEVTRDLIEAGHAVLGLSRSDKGAGALAAAGAEVHRGDLEDLDSLRKGAAACDGVIHCGFIHDFSRFQEVCEVDRRAIEAIGDALAGSDRPFVVTSGTGMGTRTPGQPATEDHFDPNHPNPRLGSEIAAEAVADRGVRVTVVRLPQVHDTLKQGLVTPAIAVAREKGLAAYVGDGLNRWPAVHVLDAAPVYRLALEKGPHRARYHAVAEEGVTARAIAEAIGRGLKIPVVSLSPEEAAGHFGWMAMFVGWDMPASSKLTQERLGWRPTQKAGMIEDLDHMNWSGG encoded by the coding sequence ATGCGTGTTTTCCTGACCGGCGCGACGGGCTTCATCGGCACCGAGGTCACTCGGGACCTCATCGAGGCGGGCCACGCGGTGCTCGGCCTTTCTCGCTCGGACAAAGGCGCTGGGGCGCTCGCGGCCGCCGGGGCCGAGGTCCACCGGGGCGACCTCGAAGACCTCGACAGCCTGCGGAAGGGGGCCGCGGCCTGCGACGGGGTGATCCACTGCGGTTTCATCCACGATTTCTCGCGGTTCCAGGAGGTCTGCGAGGTGGACCGGCGGGCCATCGAGGCCATCGGCGACGCGCTCGCCGGCTCCGATCGGCCCTTCGTCGTCACCTCCGGGACCGGGATGGGGACCAGGACGCCGGGCCAGCCCGCGACCGAGGACCATTTCGACCCCAACCACCCGAACCCCCGCTTAGGCTCGGAGATCGCGGCGGAGGCGGTCGCCGATCGCGGCGTGCGCGTGACGGTCGTCCGCCTGCCGCAGGTCCACGACACGTTGAAGCAGGGCCTCGTCACCCCGGCGATCGCCGTGGCCCGCGAGAAGGGCCTCGCGGCGTACGTCGGCGACGGGCTCAACCGCTGGCCCGCGGTCCACGTCCTCGACGCCGCCCCCGTCTACCGTCTGGCCCTGGAGAAGGGACCGCACCGGGCGAGGTATCACGCGGTCGCCGAGGAGGGCGTGACGGCCAGGGCGATCGCCGAGGCCATCGGCCGGGGCCTGAAGATCCCGGTCGTCTCCCTGTCGCCCGAGGAGGCCGCCGGCCACTTCGGATGGATGGCGATGTTCGTCGGCTGGGACATGCCGGCGTCCAGCAAGCTGACGCAGGAGCGGCTGGGATGGCGTCCGACGCAGAAGGCCGGGATGATCGAGGATCTCGACCACATGAACTGGTCCGGGGGGTGA
- a CDS encoding AraC family transcriptional regulator: protein MDPLSGVLSLLKPRNTMCGGFDVGGEWSLQFPEHEGIKCYAIVGGQCWLVVEGVSQAVRLKSGDCFLLPLGRPFRLTSDLALPPVDFKAMHSRPMNGGFAVWNGGGDVSGVGGYIGLEGKHAGILLKMLPPIVHIRKEADKLALRWSIERMMQELREPQPGGHLVIQHLAHMMLVQALRAHLAEGSRGGVGWLFALADEQIGPAINAMHAAPAHPWTLQELAERVGMSRSGFAQKFKETVGATPIDYLTRWRMLLAGDRLTSSGDPISAISLSLGYESESAFSTAFKRVMGCSPRQYSRGRDRVTSHHGVLAD, encoded by the coding sequence ATGGATCCCTTATCCGGCGTGCTTTCCCTGCTGAAACCACGAAATACCATGTGCGGGGGTTTCGACGTCGGCGGCGAGTGGTCGCTGCAGTTCCCCGAGCACGAAGGCATCAAGTGCTATGCGATCGTCGGCGGCCAGTGCTGGCTCGTCGTGGAGGGCGTCTCTCAAGCCGTACGCCTGAAGTCCGGCGATTGCTTCCTGCTCCCCCTGGGGCGGCCTTTCCGACTGACGAGCGACCTGGCGCTGCCGCCCGTCGACTTCAAGGCGATGCATTCGCGGCCGATGAACGGCGGGTTCGCCGTCTGGAACGGGGGAGGCGACGTCTCGGGCGTCGGCGGCTACATCGGCCTCGAAGGGAAGCACGCCGGCATCCTGCTGAAGATGCTGCCGCCGATCGTCCACATCCGGAAAGAGGCGGACAAGCTGGCGCTGCGCTGGTCCATCGAGCGGATGATGCAGGAGCTGCGCGAGCCGCAGCCGGGCGGCCATCTCGTGATCCAGCACCTCGCCCACATGATGCTCGTCCAGGCGCTGCGGGCGCATCTGGCGGAAGGCTCGAGGGGCGGCGTCGGCTGGCTCTTTGCTTTGGCCGACGAGCAGATCGGCCCGGCGATCAACGCCATGCACGCCGCCCCCGCCCATCCCTGGACTCTGCAGGAGCTGGCCGAGCGCGTCGGGATGTCGCGGTCGGGATTCGCCCAGAAGTTCAAGGAGACCGTCGGCGCGACCCCCATCGACTACCTGACGCGCTGGCGGATGCTGCTGGCCGGGGACCGTCTGACCAGTTCCGGCGATCCCATCTCGGCCATCTCGCTATCGCTCGGCTACGAGTCCGAAAGCGCCTTCAGCACGGCCTTCAAACGAGTCATGGGATGCTCGCCCCGGCAGTACAGCCGTGGCCGGGACCGGGTGACTTCACATCACGGAGTGCTGGCGGATTGA